In Candidatus Micrarchaeota archaeon, a genomic segment contains:
- a CDS encoding PrsW family intramembrane metalloprotease codes for MTLDTRSTLLLFILFFMWNTVYPTDPMEEIRHGIDELLAFIELLLLTLLYLLMITVVMITFIKYEKVRSPEFGRTVYVGALVIGLIIFIAFVSVPVDNIWYKSAVFVIAFLSGFFPMFSLVMVGYVGSMFRRKLLNWVLYSISVGGIVAGISFLFNENVYIVLSGVGAQWLFILMVAPVIEESAKLVGTVKLIQKTESSCLAAATVIGGTFAALENLVYFTINTNPFQTQLNIWVNIMLNRTFVTATAHGLFTSIAAYGWLKKGMHRAMYMSSAILLHILFNGLGMYLSEIHGKEILTFVMTLVYFLHLYRINKKGVTQTSSLG; via the coding sequence ATGACGTTAGATACAAGGAGTACCCTCCTCCTATTCATCTTATTCTTCATGTGGAACACGGTATATCCGACCGACCCGATGGAGGAGATAAGACACGGAATCGACGAACTCCTGGCATTCATCGAACTTCTCCTTCTCACCTTGTTGTACCTCCTGATGATTACAGTGGTAATGATCACTTTTATCAAATATGAGAAAGTCAGAAGTCCCGAATTCGGTCGGACAGTATATGTTGGTGCATTGGTCATCGGATTGATAATATTCATCGCATTCGTATCCGTCCCGGTCGATAACATATGGTACAAATCCGCAGTGTTCGTGATCGCGTTTCTCTCAGGTTTCTTTCCGATGTTCTCGCTCGTGATGGTAGGTTACGTCGGGTCGATGTTCAGGAGAAAACTGTTGAACTGGGTCCTCTACAGTATAAGCGTAGGCGGCATTGTGGCAGGCATCTCCTTTTTATTCAACGAAAATGTGTACATCGTTCTGTCGGGTGTAGGGGCACAGTGGTTATTCATCCTGATGGTTGCACCAGTCATCGAAGAATCCGCTAAACTCGTCGGCACTGTAAAACTCATTCAAAAGACAGAATCGTCATGCCTGGCGGCTGCAACAGTGATAGGTGGGACGTTTGCGGCATTGGAGAACCTGGTATATTTCACTATCAATACAAATCCTTTCCAAACGCAACTGAACATCTGGGTTAATATCATGTTGAACAGAACGTTTGTAACAGCAACAGCGCACGGTCTTTTCACATCTATCGCTGCGTACGGATGGCTGAAAAAAGGGATGCACAGGGCGATGTACATGTCATCTGCAATACTGCTCCATATCCTGTTTAACGGATTGGGAATGTATCTATCCGAGATACACGGTAAGGAGATCCTTACGTTTGTCATGACGCTCGTTTATTTCCTCCACCTCTACAGGATAAATAAGAAAGGGGTCACACAAACATCTTCCCTAGGATGA
- a CDS encoding type II secretion system F family protein, whose protein sequence is MTDGRFRRMFAVFFFISLLVGLISLAFLPLIHSLMLGACLFVLSFAVYYVFILYRREQVKQDLERILPDFLLILSSNIRAGMNPVLALKNSVRPEFGPLSEDLMYVVNKSMGTDSFIDALYRIAQKYRSDTFTRVIDLYITGYLSGGDLARMLEELAEDIQETRDVERQVSLGVNLYTVFLIFSVVLVMPFLFGLAYTFLSSASSITQQPIPSFSLNLLFTTYLGLSAFLTGILLGVIKTGHMTAGLPRGILFSALSMMAFHISVFILGKMFV, encoded by the coding sequence ATGACTGATGGAAGGTTTCGCAGGATGTTTGCTGTGTTTTTCTTCATCTCACTACTTGTGGGTTTGATCTCCCTCGCGTTCCTTCCTCTAATCCATTCACTTATGTTAGGTGCATGTCTCTTTGTTCTATCCTTTGCAGTTTACTATGTGTTCATCCTTTACCGTCGTGAGCAGGTCAAACAAGACCTCGAACGCATCCTCCCGGATTTTCTTCTCATCCTTTCCTCAAACATCCGGGCAGGTATGAATCCCGTGTTAGCACTTAAGAATTCGGTCCGTCCGGAGTTCGGTCCTTTGAGCGAAGATTTGATGTACGTGGTAAACAAATCGATGGGTACCGATTCGTTCATAGACGCGCTCTATCGGATAGCCCAGAAATACAGGTCCGATACGTTCACCAGAGTGATAGACCTTTACATCACAGGTTATCTGTCTGGAGGAGACCTGGCGCGAATGCTTGAAGAACTCGCTGAAGACATTCAGGAGACAAGGGACGTGGAGAGACAGGTATCGCTTGGTGTCAATCTCTATACAGTCTTTCTCATCTTCTCCGTGGTGCTGGTCATGCCTTTCCTGTTCGGTTTAGCTTACACGTTTCTCAGTTCCGCTTCTTCGATAACACAGCAACCGATACCTTCATTTTCTTTGAACCTCCTGTTCACGACCTATCTGGGTTTATCCGCTTTTCTGACGGGCATACTTTTAGGCGTGATAAAAACAGGACATATGACGGCCGGACTGCCGAGGGGCATCTTGTTTTCCGCACTTTCGATGATGGCATTCCACATCTCTGTTTTCATCCTAGGGAAGATGTTTGTGTGA
- a CDS encoding type II secretion system F family protein encodes MVKWPFIVFTSARYMQPLFVFADRKLFIEKLERARINVQPSFYVSLSLINSIVYAIILSSVIGLLGTTFFSYDLGATVLFSFPAVFFVFLLFFAFYPNLEIKRHVSLMNRDLFFALKDLSLQVSSGIPIYEALRNVSKGSYGEVTTVFRGIVSKIDTGSSLDDAISKAIESTDSEYLRKTLWQILGALKIGGDLATALQSIVYSLKRQQQASLGRYLHELNLWVLIYLFVSATIPSLIAALSSVFSAMSGSTNTVILTVSFIGSLLIQMFIIEYVKLRRPVLSV; translated from the coding sequence ATGGTGAAATGGCCATTCATCGTATTTACTTCTGCAAGATACATGCAACCGTTGTTCGTGTTCGCAGACCGTAAACTGTTTATCGAAAAACTTGAACGCGCACGGATAAACGTTCAACCGTCTTTTTACGTATCGCTTTCTTTGATCAATTCGATCGTTTACGCGATCATTCTTTCATCCGTGATTGGGTTGTTGGGCACGACCTTTTTTTCCTACGACTTAGGTGCAACTGTTCTGTTTTCGTTCCCTGCCGTCTTCTTCGTTTTTCTTCTCTTCTTCGCCTTTTATCCTAATCTAGAGATAAAACGACATGTTTCTTTGATGAACAGGGACCTCTTCTTTGCGTTGAAAGATTTATCTCTACAGGTGTCCAGCGGTATCCCGATATACGAGGCATTGAGAAACGTTTCGAAAGGTAGTTACGGAGAGGTTACCACAGTATTTCGCGGTATAGTAAGCAAGATAGATACAGGTTCGTCTTTAGACGACGCAATCTCTAAGGCCATCGAATCCACAGATTCGGAATACCTCAGAAAGACGTTGTGGCAGATACTGGGCGCGTTGAAGATAGGGGGTGACCTTGCCACCGCCTTACAGTCGATCGTTTACTCATTGAAACGGCAACAACAGGCATCGTTGGGAAGATATCTCCACGAACTTAACCTTTGGGTTCTGATATACCTCTTTGTTTCTGCAACGATCCCGTCGCTCATTGCCGCTCTTTCATCAGTGTTCTCCGCCATGAGCGGGTCGACGAATACAGTAATCCTTACAGTTTCGTTTATCGGTTCTCTCCTAATCCAGATGTTTATTATAGAGTACGTTAAACTGAGGAGGCCAGTGTTGAGTGTTTAG
- a CDS encoding type II/IV secretion system ATPase subunit, with protein sequence MKPLRTKVDELCYFLEESEGHQASLDDIKSFVGLEEEAILDIVDILSKAEVVELVTKPLDGRFIKLKRIIPFHEERAKTAGKIVEEYTVHVYGVKGYVEIIESSDEPVNRYVLTIPRPGPYTSMFMNVVKDMLARQFTVSVEELSDPKKRGFVVARFTDHASVYFNRIPGLNQRNRKVLMSLLFMSMYGLGDLEFLLADPDIEDVGINGAFRPVSVYHKRYGWLKTNLSYASEDEIFNIASQIGRKSGRDITLASPIMDAHLITGDRAAATLFPVSTSGNTLTIRKFARDPWTITDFISPKIHTLSTEMAAFLWMCIHYEINILVGGGTASGKTSLLNTLAALIPPKERIISIEDTREINLPEYLSWNWIPLTTKPPNTEGRGEVTMDRLIQSSLRMRPDRIIIGEIRNREEAEVAFEAMHTGHSVLSTLHSDTSTQIIRRLSNEPFNIPATELSTLQVIVIQYRDRRTGVRRTYEITEIREGPRATVSLNRLYLWHPRKDSFEKSNKSLRVMEELNLHTGMTPKELDRELKEKEKILKWMLKNDISNVNDVGIVASLYYRDPDHLRKAVSKRWNFNQVIDRW encoded by the coding sequence ATGAAACCGTTGAGGACAAAGGTTGATGAGTTATGCTATTTTCTTGAAGAATCTGAAGGTCATCAGGCAAGTCTCGATGACATAAAATCTTTTGTGGGTTTGGAGGAGGAAGCGATTCTGGACATAGTGGATATTCTCTCTAAAGCAGAGGTGGTGGAACTTGTTACAAAACCTCTGGACGGTAGGTTCATCAAACTGAAACGTATCATCCCTTTTCATGAAGAAAGAGCAAAGACGGCAGGCAAGATAGTTGAAGAGTATACAGTCCACGTGTACGGTGTTAAGGGTTACGTTGAGATCATCGAATCTTCCGACGAACCCGTGAACAGGTATGTGCTGACGATCCCGCGTCCGGGTCCGTACACTTCGATGTTTATGAACGTTGTAAAAGATATGTTGGCCAGACAGTTCACAGTATCGGTAGAAGAGTTGTCTGACCCTAAAAAACGCGGGTTTGTCGTTGCACGGTTTACAGACCATGCTTCGGTATATTTCAACAGGATTCCCGGACTCAACCAACGCAACAGAAAGGTGTTGATGAGTCTGCTCTTCATGTCCATGTACGGTTTGGGCGACCTGGAATTTCTTCTTGCCGACCCGGATATAGAGGATGTCGGGATAAACGGTGCGTTCAGACCTGTATCAGTGTACCATAAGAGATACGGTTGGCTCAAAACAAACCTTTCCTATGCGTCGGAAGATGAGATATTCAACATCGCGTCACAAATCGGTAGGAAGAGCGGTAGGGATATAACGTTGGCATCACCTATCATGGATGCGCATCTTATCACAGGTGACCGTGCCGCCGCCACGTTGTTCCCGGTTTCGACATCCGGTAACACGCTCACCATCCGTAAATTCGCACGTGACCCATGGACGATTACCGACTTCATATCTCCGAAGATACACACATTGTCCACCGAAATGGCCGCCTTTCTGTGGATGTGTATCCATTATGAGATAAACATCCTTGTTGGTGGCGGGACTGCATCCGGTAAAACATCACTGCTCAACACGTTGGCGGCATTGATACCTCCGAAAGAACGCATAATCAGTATAGAGGATACGCGCGAGATCAACCTGCCGGAATACCTTTCATGGAACTGGATCCCGTTGACTACCAAACCCCCGAACACCGAGGGTAGGGGAGAAGTGACCATGGATAGATTGATCCAATCCTCACTCCGTATGCGTCCTGATCGGATCATCATAGGTGAGATACGTAATCGTGAGGAAGCGGAAGTGGCATTCGAAGCCATGCATACCGGTCATTCGGTTCTATCAACCTTGCATTCGGACACGAGCACGCAGATCATCAGGAGATTATCCAACGAACCTTTTAATATTCCTGCTACTGAACTCTCGACACTACAGGTTATAGTTATCCAGTACCGTGACCGTAGGACAGGTGTCCGTAGGACATACGAGATTACTGAGATACGGGAGGGTCCACGGGCTACTGTGTCTTTGAACAGGTTGTACCTGTGGCATCCGAGAAAAGATAGTTTTGAAAAGAGCAACAAGAGTTTAAGGGTCATGGAGGAACTCAACCTTCACACAGGTATGACGCCGAAGGAGTTGGATAGGGAATTAAAGGAGAAGGAGAAGATACTGAAATGGATGCTTAAGAACGATATTTCGAACGTTAACGATGTCGGGATCGTAGCGAGTCTGTACTATCGCGACCCGGACCATCTTCGTAAAGCCGTGTCCAAAAGATGGAACTTTAACCAGGTGATAGACAGATGGTGA